From Deferrisoma camini S3R1, the proteins below share one genomic window:
- a CDS encoding SPOR domain-containing protein, with the protein MADRRQVEDRHVISFDAGRLTVAALGGGLVLVLVFLLGVFVGRSLWAPRPLPPELEVSERPAPQPEPSPTGEEPLPQPELSFYRDLKSPPAQPARPAPVAPRTEAPAPPPPAPTETRPTTAEAPPPVFTVQVGSFRSRADAERFLTRIRRQGVEAQIVEASVAGRTWYRVQAGRFRSRAAAGKFQDSVLKGKGIQGFVTTR; encoded by the coding sequence ATGGCCGACCGTCGGCAGGTGGAGGACCGGCATGTGATCAGCTTCGACGCGGGTCGCCTCACCGTGGCGGCCCTGGGGGGAGGGCTCGTCCTGGTGCTGGTGTTCCTCCTGGGCGTGTTCGTGGGTCGTTCCCTCTGGGCGCCCCGGCCGCTGCCCCCGGAGCTGGAGGTATCGGAACGGCCGGCTCCCCAACCGGAGCCCTCCCCGACCGGGGAGGAGCCGCTGCCCCAGCCGGAGCTCTCGTTCTACCGAGACCTCAAGAGCCCGCCCGCACAGCCGGCTCGGCCGGCGCCGGTCGCGCCGCGCACCGAGGCCCCGGCCCCCCCGCCGCCGGCCCCGACCGAGACCCGGCCGACCACGGCCGAGGCTCCCCCGCCGGTGTTCACGGTGCAGGTGGGGTCGTTTCGCAGCCGGGCCGACGCCGAGCGGTTCCTGACCCGGATCCGGCGGCAGGGGGTGGAGGCCCAGATCGTGGAGGCCTCGGTGGCCGGCCGCACCTGGTACCGGGTCCAGGCCGGCCGGTTCCGCAGCCGGGCCGCGGCTGGAAAGTTTCAGGACTCGGTGCTGAAGGGAAAGGGGATTCAGGGGTTCGTGACCACCCGGTGA
- the argS gene encoding arginine--tRNA ligase: MRRTLTDLFSQALERAVTSGDLPRPDRQVHWKVELPRNPDHGDFATNLALVLGAAVRMPPRRVAEILKAHLEDPEGLVASTEVAGPGFLNVRLDPLAWTRVLAEVEREGADYGRSDVGQGRRVQVEFVSANPTGPLHVGHGRGAAVGDVLARLLEFAGFRVEREYYVNDAGNQMRILGRSVWFRCRELAGEAVTLPEDHYRGEYVRDLAREALGVFGSEWKGWSEQEAVERLGRWAGAKILEGIRDDLEAFGVRFDRWFSERSLHEAGAVEKALRLLEERGEAYRADGALWLRTTTHGDEKDRVLVKRDGSLTYFAADIAYHMDKLARGFDRVVDIWGADHHGYVPRMKASLAALGEDPDRLEVLLVQFVNLLRAGKPVGMSTRAGEFVTLREVVDEVGRDAARFLFLTRSCDAPLDFDLEVAKAQTADNPVFYVQYAHARVSSVFREAAKAGFGRPRAAEADLSRLCVEEERELLKLLYLFPEVVEEAALQREPHRLTFYLQDLAARFHGYYNRHRFLVDDPDLARARLCLAAAVQRVIANGLGILGVDAPDSM, from the coding sequence GTGCGTCGTACCTTGACCGACCTGTTTTCCCAGGCCCTGGAGCGGGCCGTGACCAGCGGGGACCTGCCCCGACCGGATCGGCAGGTCCACTGGAAGGTGGAGTTGCCCCGCAACCCGGACCACGGAGACTTCGCCACCAACCTCGCCCTGGTGTTGGGGGCGGCCGTGCGCATGCCGCCGCGCCGGGTCGCCGAGATCCTGAAGGCCCACCTGGAGGACCCGGAGGGGCTGGTGGCCTCGACCGAGGTGGCTGGGCCGGGGTTCCTGAACGTGCGCCTCGACCCCCTGGCCTGGACCCGGGTGCTGGCCGAGGTGGAGCGGGAAGGGGCCGACTACGGCCGCTCCGACGTGGGGCAGGGCCGGAGGGTGCAGGTGGAGTTCGTGTCGGCCAACCCCACGGGGCCCCTCCACGTGGGCCACGGCCGGGGCGCGGCCGTGGGCGACGTGCTGGCCCGGCTGCTGGAGTTCGCCGGGTTCCGGGTGGAGCGGGAGTACTACGTCAACGACGCCGGCAACCAGATGAGGATCCTCGGCCGCTCGGTGTGGTTCCGGTGCCGCGAGCTCGCGGGCGAGGCGGTGACGCTCCCCGAGGACCACTACCGGGGCGAGTACGTCCGGGACCTGGCCCGCGAGGCCCTGGGGGTGTTCGGTTCCGAATGGAAGGGGTGGTCCGAGCAGGAGGCCGTGGAGCGGCTGGGCCGCTGGGCCGGTGCGAAGATCCTCGAGGGGATCCGGGACGACCTCGAGGCGTTCGGGGTGCGGTTCGACCGTTGGTTCTCGGAGCGGTCCCTCCACGAGGCCGGGGCCGTGGAGAAGGCGCTGCGGCTGCTCGAGGAGCGGGGGGAGGCCTACCGCGCCGACGGGGCCCTGTGGCTGCGCACCACGACCCACGGCGACGAGAAGGACCGGGTGCTGGTCAAGCGGGACGGAAGCCTCACCTACTTCGCCGCGGACATCGCCTACCACATGGACAAGCTGGCCCGGGGGTTCGATCGGGTGGTGGACATCTGGGGGGCCGACCACCACGGGTACGTTCCCCGGATGAAGGCCTCCCTCGCCGCCCTGGGGGAGGACCCGGACCGGCTGGAGGTGCTCCTGGTCCAGTTCGTGAACCTGCTGCGGGCGGGCAAGCCCGTGGGCATGTCCACCCGGGCCGGGGAGTTCGTGACCCTGCGGGAGGTGGTGGACGAGGTGGGCCGGGACGCGGCCCGGTTCCTGTTCCTGACCCGGTCGTGCGACGCACCCCTCGACTTCGACCTCGAGGTGGCCAAGGCCCAGACCGCCGACAACCCGGTGTTCTACGTGCAGTACGCCCACGCCCGGGTCTCGAGCGTGTTCCGGGAGGCGGCCAAGGCGGGGTTCGGACGACCCCGGGCGGCCGAGGCGGACTTGTCGCGCCTGTGCGTGGAGGAGGAACGGGAGCTGTTGAAGCTGCTGTACCTGTTCCCCGAGGTGGTGGAGGAGGCCGCACTCCAGCGCGAGCCCCACCGGCTGACCTTCTACCTCCAGGACCTGGCGGCCCGGTTCCACGGCTACTACAACCGCCACCGGTTCCTGGTGGACGACCCCGACCTGGCCCGGGCCCGGTTGTGCCTGGCGGCCGCGGTGCAGCGGGTCATCGCCAACGGGCTCGGGATCCTGGGCGTGGACGCGCCCGACTCGATGTGA
- a CDS encoding GatB/YqeY domain-containing protein encodes MAEVSTLEQRIDRALTAAMKARDAARVAALRNIRAELERRRIEKRAPLGEDEVLAALGTLAKQRRESIAQFRAGGREDLVAKEEADLAVIEEFLPAPLSEEELRAEAARAVEEVGATGPRDMGRVMKVLMTRVRGRADGGRVSALVRELLAGERN; translated from the coding sequence ATGGCTGAGGTGAGCACCCTGGAGCAGCGGATCGATCGGGCTCTGACAGCGGCGATGAAGGCCCGGGATGCGGCCCGGGTGGCCGCCCTCCGGAACATCCGGGCCGAGCTGGAACGACGCCGCATCGAGAAGCGGGCGCCGCTGGGCGAGGACGAGGTGCTGGCGGCCCTGGGCACCCTGGCGAAACAGCGCCGAGAGAGCATCGCCCAGTTCCGCGCCGGCGGCCGGGAGGACCTGGTCGCCAAGGAGGAGGCGGATCTGGCGGTGATCGAGGAGTTCCTGCCGGCCCCCCTGAGCGAGGAGGAGCTGCGGGCCGAGGCGGCCCGGGCCGTGGAGGAGGTGGGCGCGACCGGCCCCCGGGACATGGGCCGGGTGATGAAGGTGCTGATGACCCGGGTGCGGGGCCGGGCGGACGGCGGCCGGGTGAGCGCCCTGGTGCGCGAGCTCCTCGCCGGGGAGCGAAATTGA
- the dnaG gene encoding DNA primase: protein MRYDDLLQEIRARVSILDVVGPYVALRRAGKNWKGLCPFHDERTPSFVVNDEKGVYHCFGCGAGGDLFRFVMQMEGLGFREAVERLARQAGIALPEGGAKDRGAPDDRAKLLEVLSLAARYFRHQLTQGRAGERARAYLEGRGIPAELSEAFGLGYAPRGWDNLTRFLKSRGWEPGIAERAGLLKAREGGGWYDRFRDRVMFPIHDASGRVVGFGGRVVDSGEPKYLNGPETPVFRKRRLLYGLHQAAGALRKHREAWVVEGYMDVVSLHGRGHPRAVATLGTALGPDHLRELRRRVDRVVLLYDGDEAGRRAAVRSLEVFLAEGVDCRAVFLPPGHDPDSFVREGGDLERLVAGATPLFDGFLEDLRSRLDLGSVPGRLRAADEAARALAAVSDPLARDLYARRAAEALGVDEARLRARIPRRAGGEPVRGAAPAETPSDPLERAVVACLVHRPTTRQAFRDEGLDEWFGPGPLREAARWVAGQPDALRLAEAPEAVRPVVARLTVEDEAGLPEFGELVRRMRLRAARQEAAEVLRQLRSAEKAGDAERVAGLLRRKAELDREVARLGG, encoded by the coding sequence ATGCGTTACGACGATCTGCTCCAGGAGATCCGGGCCCGGGTGTCGATCCTGGACGTGGTGGGCCCCTACGTGGCGCTGCGGCGGGCCGGGAAGAACTGGAAGGGCCTGTGCCCGTTCCACGACGAGCGCACCCCCAGCTTCGTGGTGAACGACGAGAAGGGGGTGTACCACTGCTTCGGGTGCGGGGCGGGGGGGGACCTGTTCCGGTTCGTGATGCAGATGGAGGGCCTGGGGTTCCGGGAGGCGGTGGAGCGCCTGGCCCGCCAGGCCGGGATCGCCCTACCGGAGGGAGGGGCGAAGGACCGGGGGGCCCCGGACGACCGGGCGAAGCTGCTGGAGGTTCTGAGCCTGGCCGCCCGGTACTTCCGGCACCAGCTCACCCAGGGCCGGGCCGGGGAGAGGGCCCGGGCCTACCTGGAGGGCCGGGGCATCCCGGCGGAGCTGTCCGAAGCCTTTGGGCTGGGGTATGCGCCCCGGGGCTGGGACAACCTGACCCGGTTCCTCAAGAGCCGGGGTTGGGAGCCCGGGATTGCGGAGCGGGCGGGGCTGCTCAAGGCCCGGGAGGGGGGGGGCTGGTACGACCGGTTCCGGGACCGGGTCATGTTCCCGATCCACGACGCATCCGGCCGGGTGGTGGGGTTCGGCGGCCGGGTGGTGGACTCGGGGGAGCCGAAGTACCTGAACGGCCCCGAGACCCCGGTGTTCCGGAAGCGCAGGCTCCTTTACGGGCTGCACCAGGCGGCCGGGGCCCTGCGCAAGCACCGGGAGGCCTGGGTGGTGGAAGGGTACATGGACGTGGTGAGCCTCCACGGCCGGGGTCATCCCCGGGCGGTGGCCACCCTGGGCACGGCCCTGGGGCCGGATCACCTCCGGGAGCTGCGCCGCCGGGTGGACCGGGTGGTGCTGCTCTACGACGGCGACGAGGCCGGCCGGCGGGCCGCGGTGCGGAGCCTCGAGGTGTTTCTGGCCGAGGGGGTCGACTGCCGGGCCGTGTTCCTTCCGCCGGGGCACGATCCGGATTCGTTCGTGCGGGAGGGCGGCGACCTGGAACGGCTCGTGGCCGGGGCGACCCCGCTGTTCGACGGGTTCTTGGAGGACCTGAGGTCCCGGCTCGACCTCGGCTCGGTGCCCGGTCGGCTGCGGGCGGCCGACGAGGCGGCCCGGGCCCTGGCCGCGGTGTCCGACCCCCTGGCCCGGGATCTGTACGCCCGCCGGGCGGCCGAGGCCCTGGGGGTGGACGAGGCCCGGCTCCGGGCGCGGATCCCCCGGCGGGCCGGCGGGGAGCCGGTCCGAGGGGCGGCGCCCGCCGAGACGCCGTCCGACCCCCTGGAGCGGGCCGTGGTGGCCTGCCTGGTGCACCGGCCCACGACCCGGCAGGCGTTCCGGGACGAGGGCCTCGACGAGTGGTTCGGACCGGGCCCCCTGCGGGAGGCGGCCCGGTGGGTGGCCGGTCAGCCGGACGCGCTGCGCCTGGCCGAGGCGCCGGAGGCGGTGCGGCCGGTGGTGGCCCGTTTGACGGTGGAGGACGAGGCCGGACTGCCCGAGTTCGGGGAGCTGGTGCGTCGGATGCGCCTGCGGGCGGCGCGACAGGAGGCGGCCGAGGTCCTGCGCCAGCTCCGGAGCGCCGAGAAGGCGGGCGACGCAGAGCGGGTCGCGGGGTTGCTGCGGCGCAAGGCCGAGCTGGACCGGGAGGTCGCCCGGCTCGGCGGATGA
- a CDS encoding endonuclease MutS2: MTVPSLARCLGPAERGSGVGADARTLQVLDFFRILEALAEEGRSPQGKALCAALRPLPDAEAARRALAEVEELGRREPDLGLPPVGGLREISAHLKEARRPGVTLAVEALLEIRDTVETCARVLEYLEDAAAEGSPLGEYAARMRPLDLLVDRFARTFGPRGEILDGASPQLAAIRAELRRLRQRIRSRLEALLRERDLAPAVQDDFVTVRDGRYVVPLRTDFRGYLDGIVHDRSRTGNTFFVEPLEVVELNNRLGSLREEEEAEIRRILADLTAQVGREAGAVAANVAVAAHLDLVSAKWGLARRLGAVRPEIVDRPELRLDEARHPLLVLHPDHRVVPVDLRVGGEGEEGPRLLLITGANAGGKTVALKTAGLLTLMARSGLFVPAAEGSRVGWFDPVFADIGDEQDLDRHLSTFTGHVARLREALEGAAPGTLVLLDELGAGTDPREGAALALAVLVALMEAGATVIGTTHLEGLKGFAYARAEAENAAVAFDRETGRPLYRLIYGRTGRSNALDVAERLGFPPEVLARARAYAAGGEEPGAGFLRDLERARDEALEALARARAAEEEARGRLAEVERRLREAEEARRRAREEAWAEARAEIARARRALARVIRRFARREIPQKEAEAEVARVAQTLERALVRPAPEPSRGAEPLREGLWVRVRSLGREGRIVELKDGQAVVDVGGLRVTVAPAQLEVRGEAPRAPEARGGGVRVEAEARAPTDLVLVGCRVDEALRRLDRALDGAVLAGAGALRVVHGRGTGALRRAVRERLSSDPRVGGWQAQEGDAVTVVELRG, encoded by the coding sequence TTGACCGTTCCTTCCCTTGCGCGGTGCCTCGGCCCCGCCGAGCGCGGCAGCGGGGTGGGGGCGGATGCGCGGACCCTCCAGGTTCTCGACTTCTTCCGGATCCTCGAGGCCTTGGCCGAGGAGGGCCGATCCCCCCAGGGGAAGGCCCTGTGCGCCGCGTTGCGGCCGCTCCCCGATGCGGAGGCCGCCCGCCGGGCCCTGGCCGAGGTGGAGGAGCTGGGCCGCCGGGAGCCGGACCTGGGGCTGCCCCCCGTGGGGGGGCTCCGGGAGATCTCGGCCCACCTGAAGGAGGCCCGTCGCCCCGGCGTGACCCTGGCCGTGGAGGCGCTCCTGGAGATCCGGGACACGGTGGAGACCTGCGCCCGGGTGCTGGAGTACCTGGAGGACGCCGCGGCCGAGGGCTCCCCCCTGGGGGAGTACGCGGCGCGCATGAGGCCGTTGGATCTCCTGGTGGACCGATTCGCCCGGACCTTCGGTCCCCGGGGTGAGATCCTGGATGGGGCCAGCCCCCAGCTGGCGGCGATCCGGGCCGAGCTCAGGCGGCTGCGGCAGCGGATCCGGTCGCGGCTGGAGGCCCTGCTGAGGGAACGGGACCTGGCGCCGGCCGTGCAGGACGACTTCGTCACGGTGCGCGACGGCCGGTACGTGGTGCCCCTTCGCACGGACTTCCGAGGATACCTGGACGGCATCGTCCACGACCGGTCGCGCACGGGCAACACGTTCTTCGTGGAGCCCCTGGAGGTGGTGGAGCTCAACAACCGCCTGGGGTCGCTGCGGGAGGAGGAAGAGGCCGAGATTCGGCGGATCCTGGCCGACCTCACGGCCCAGGTGGGCCGGGAGGCCGGGGCCGTCGCCGCGAACGTGGCCGTGGCCGCCCACCTGGACCTGGTGTCGGCCAAGTGGGGCCTGGCCCGGCGGCTCGGCGCCGTGCGACCCGAGATCGTCGACCGGCCCGAGCTGCGCCTCGACGAGGCCCGGCATCCCCTGCTGGTGCTCCACCCGGACCACCGGGTGGTGCCGGTGGACCTCAGGGTGGGCGGCGAGGGCGAGGAGGGACCCCGGCTGCTGCTCATCACGGGGGCCAACGCCGGCGGCAAGACCGTGGCCCTCAAGACCGCCGGGCTGCTGACCCTGATGGCCCGCAGCGGGCTGTTCGTGCCCGCTGCCGAGGGCAGCCGGGTGGGCTGGTTCGACCCGGTGTTCGCCGATATCGGAGACGAGCAGGACCTGGACCGCCACCTGTCCACGTTCACGGGCCACGTGGCCCGGCTCCGGGAGGCCCTGGAGGGGGCGGCCCCGGGCACCCTGGTGCTGCTCGACGAACTGGGGGCCGGCACCGACCCCCGGGAGGGTGCCGCCCTGGCCCTGGCCGTGCTCGTGGCCCTCATGGAGGCCGGGGCCACCGTGATCGGGACCACCCACCTGGAGGGCCTGAAGGGGTTCGCCTACGCCCGAGCCGAGGCCGAGAACGCGGCCGTGGCCTTCGACCGGGAGACCGGCCGGCCCCTCTACCGGTTGATCTACGGCCGGACGGGCCGGTCCAACGCCCTGGACGTGGCTGAGCGCCTCGGGTTCCCGCCGGAGGTGCTGGCCCGGGCCCGGGCCTACGCCGCCGGCGGTGAGGAGCCCGGGGCCGGCTTCCTCCGGGACCTGGAGCGGGCCCGGGACGAGGCCCTGGAGGCCCTGGCCCGGGCCCGGGCGGCCGAGGAGGAGGCGCGTGGCCGGTTGGCCGAGGTGGAGCGCCGGCTCCGCGAAGCCGAGGAGGCCCGTCGCAGGGCCCGGGAGGAGGCGTGGGCCGAGGCCCGGGCCGAGATCGCCCGGGCCCGTCGGGCCCTGGCCCGGGTGATCCGCCGGTTCGCCCGGCGGGAGATCCCCCAAAAGGAGGCCGAGGCCGAGGTCGCCCGGGTCGCGCAGACCCTGGAACGGGCCCTGGTCCGGCCGGCCCCCGAACCCTCCCGTGGGGCCGAGCCCCTTCGGGAGGGGCTGTGGGTCCGGGTTCGGTCCCTGGGGCGGGAGGGCCGGATCGTGGAGCTCAAGGACGGTCAGGCCGTGGTCGATGTGGGGGGGCTGCGGGTGACCGTGGCGCCGGCCCAGCTCGAGGTTCGGGGAGAGGCCCCGAGGGCCCCGGAGGCTCGGGGCGGAGGCGTACGGGTGGAAGCCGAGGCCCGGGCGCCCACCGACCTCGTGCTGGTGGGTTGCCGGGTGGACGAGGCCCTGCGGAGGCTGGACCGGGCCCTGGACGGCGCGGTCCTGGCGGGAGCGGGGGCGCTGCGGGTGGTCCACGGCCGCGGCACCGGTGCGCTGCGCCGGGCCGTGCGCGAGCGTCTCTCGTCCGACCCGAGGGTGGGGGGGTGGCAGGCCCAGGAGGGGGACGCGGTCACGGTGGTGGAGCTGCGCGGTTGA
- a CDS encoding nitrilase-related carbon-nitrogen hydrolase: MKIAAVQVVHQPEPERVRARVEQFLQAARARGAEIACLPELALHPWFPRDASADPSAHAQPASGPLAAWASEVARKIGIAVVLPFCERRAEGVYHNSALVVDAGGRVRGLYRKIHLPDIPGWAERRLFAPGDLGFPVFDLGGLKVGVQLGWDQFFPEGFRCLALAGAQVVFVPTAAAYASQERWLAMGVSHAVTNGCYLVRVNRVGSEDGLDFYGHSYVVRPDGDLAAEPLGMAEGVLLAEVDPSTVEWARRTWPFLADRRPRQYAAVAGVVWPESPRALPDPAEEEAS, from the coding sequence GTGAAGATCGCCGCCGTACAGGTTGTCCACCAGCCAGAGCCCGAGCGGGTGCGGGCCCGGGTGGAGCAGTTTCTCCAGGCGGCCCGCGCCCGGGGCGCCGAGATCGCCTGCCTGCCGGAGCTGGCCCTCCATCCCTGGTTTCCGCGCGACGCCTCGGCCGATCCGTCCGCCCACGCCCAGCCCGCCTCGGGGCCGCTGGCCGCCTGGGCCTCGGAGGTGGCGAGGAAGATCGGCATCGCCGTGGTGCTGCCGTTCTGTGAGCGCCGTGCCGAGGGCGTGTACCACAACAGCGCCCTTGTCGTCGATGCCGGGGGGCGGGTGCGGGGACTGTACCGGAAGATCCACCTGCCCGACATCCCCGGCTGGGCCGAACGCAGGCTGTTCGCACCGGGCGACCTCGGGTTCCCGGTGTTCGATCTCGGGGGACTCAAGGTGGGGGTTCAGCTGGGGTGGGACCAGTTCTTCCCCGAGGGGTTCCGGTGCCTGGCCCTGGCCGGGGCCCAGGTGGTGTTCGTGCCCACCGCGGCCGCCTACGCGAGCCAGGAGCGGTGGCTGGCCATGGGCGTGAGCCACGCGGTGACCAACGGCTGCTACCTGGTGCGGGTCAACCGGGTGGGCAGCGAGGACGGCCTGGACTTCTACGGCCACTCCTACGTGGTTCGGCCCGACGGGGACCTGGCCGCCGAGCCCCTGGGTATGGCCGAGGGGGTGCTGCTGGCCGAGGTCGACCCCTCCACGGTGGAGTGGGCCCGGCGTACCTGGCCGTTTCTGGCGGACCGGCGGCCCCGGCAGTACGCGGCCGTGGCCGGGGTGGTTTGGCCGGAGAGCCCCCGGGCCCTTCCCGACCCGGCCGAGGAGGAAGCGTCGTGA